In a genomic window of Ipomoea triloba cultivar NCNSP0323 chromosome 3, ASM357664v1:
- the LOC116012715 gene encoding nitrate regulatory gene2 protein-like has translation MGCSTSKLDSQEAVQLCKDRKMFIEQAVEYRLQFALGHVAYIESMRRVSSALRGYIEGEEYSEFLVDAFTTPAFTPVKKINSGFISIASKSFTMKPLQSEKNSSVKENYFKSGGSSSISVEEKPQSHEILRVEAYSPVHQSGMDGFFAMHSVPISSSFYQSSPNNMPNFPSPSPQNSQWDSFWDPFSSLDYYGYPVTTSLDQTILDDGNGITQVQKEEAAPDLEKHIDSRESSKEKSAQIRHSLNKDEVVVEDVNDGEKIDDKIDSHHLEKELQPNANHNTAVEKTQNDSQLSSKETTVVDCEAKKEIPGFTVYVNTRPTRMAEAIKDLEAQFRIACNSAKEVSAMLEATEAQNPSILNDLTPMKMLNPVALFRSGSSKSLSSKFLVNPSIIEENIYQNSSHQSTLDRLHLWEKKLYQEVRAGERVRLAYEKKCAQLRNQEENNADHPSIDKTRAAIGSLLAQIKVSIHSVEAISKRIETLRDEELQPQLLQLMQGLGKMWKVMAECHQLQKCILDEAKVLLSSSSPSKHSAAKSYTKVPPSDPQQLGRSAANLEIELRNWRACFESWIVSQRSYLHALTGWLLCCVHANPSTSKLLPFSSCISVGAPPVFSICIQWSRLLDSINEVPVLDGLDFFMAGIGSLSAQQLREDPHRSKETSNTEVVEAGKLVKEEALTAEKIGVVYSGMSASVSALTEFAIVSAEGYADLLKNWEDKK, from the exons ATGGGGTGTTCTACATCCAAGCTGGATAGTCAGGAGGCGGTGCAACTTTGTAAAGATAGGAAGATGTTCATTGAACAAGCGGTTGAGTATAGGTTGCAGTTTGCTTTGGGTCATGTTGCTTATATTGAGTCCATGAGGAGAGTCTCTTCTGCTCTTCGCGGTTATATTGAAGGAGAAGAATATAGTGAGTTCTTAGTTGATGCATTCACAACCCCGGCTTTTACTCCAGTTAAGAAAATAAACTCTGGCTTTATCTCCATAGCATCCAAATCGTTTACAATGAAACCTTTGCAGTCTGAAAAGAATTCTTCCGTGAAAGAGAATTACTTTAAATCAGGTGGGAGTTCTTCTATTTCTGTGGAGGAGAAACCTCAATCACACGAAATACTCAGAGTGGAAGCATATTCCCCTGTGCATCAGTCTGGGATGGATGGCTTCTTTGCCATGCATTCTGTGCCGATAAGTTCTTCATTTTATCAATCCTCTCCCAACAATATGCCCAATTTCCCCTCACCTTCACCCCAAAATAGCCAGTGGGATTCTTTCTGGGACCCATTTTCTTCACTAGATTACTATGGTTATCCAGTGACAACCAGTCTTGATCAGACGATTTTGGATGATGGTAATGGGATAACCCAAGTTCAAAAGGAAGAAGCTGCCCCAGATTTAGAAAAGCATATTGACAGTAGGGAAAgttcaaaagaaaaaagtgcTCAAATCCGTCATAGCTTGAATAAAGATGAAGTTGTGGTTGAAGATGTTAATGATGGAGAAAAAATTGATGATAAAATTGATTCCCATCACCTAGAGAAAGAATTGCAACCCAATGCCAATCATAATACAGCTGTTGAAAAGACTCAAAATGATAGCCAACTTAGTAGCAAAGAGACCACAGTTGTTGATTGTGAAGCAAAGAAGGAAATTCCAGGATTTACAGTATATGTCAATACAAGACCAACAAGAATGGCAGAAGCTATTAAAGATCTTGAAGCTCAGTTTCGGATTGCTTGTAATTCGGCTAAAGAGGTGTCAGCTATGTTAGAGGCTACTGAGGCTCAGAATCCATCAATTTTAAATGATCTTACAC CAATGAAAATGTTGAATCCAGTAGCCTTGTTCCGTTCTGGATCTTCAAAATCTCTGTCATCTAAATTTTTGGTAAATCCATCAATTATAGAAGAAAACATTTACCAAAATAGTAGTCATCAATCAACATTGGACAGATTACACCTCTGGGAGAAGAAACTTTACCAGGAAGTCAGA gCTGGTGAACGTGTAAGGCTAGCATATGAAAAGAAGTGTGCACAACTCAGAAATCAAGAAGAGAACAATGCCGACCATCCTTCGATAGATAAAACAAGAGCAGCCATTGGGAGTTTGCTTGCTCAGATTAAAGTTTCTATACATTCAGTTGAAGCTATTTCAAAAAGGATTGAGACTTTGAGGGATGAAGAACTGCAGCCTCAGCTTTTACAGTTGATGCAAGG GTTAGGTAAAATGTGGAAGGTGATGGCAGAGTGCCATCAGTTACAGAAATGTATACTGGATGAAGCTAAGGTGCTACTCAGTTCTAGTTCGCCTTCAAAACATTCTGCAGCCAAGAGTTACACCAAAGTGCCACCCTCGGATCCACAACAACTGGGACGTTCAGCAGCTAACCTCGAGATTGAGCTAAGAAACTGGCGTGCCTGTTTTGAGTCATGGATTGTTTCTCAACGTTCATACTTGCACGCATTAACGGGGTGGCTGTTATGTTGTGTCCATGCAAATCCTAGTACATCGAAGCTGCTACCGTtttcttcttgtatttccgTGGGAGCCCCACCAGTATTCAGCATTTGTATCCAATGGTCGAGGCTCCTGGACTCCATCAATGAAGTCCCAGTGCTAGACGGACTAGACTTCTTCATGGCAGGGATTGGTTCTTTATCTGCACAACAGCTGAGAGAAGATCCTCATAGGAGTAAAGAAACTTCAAACACAGAGGTGGTTGAGGCCGGGAAACTTGTGAAGGAGGAAGCATTGACAGCAGAAAAGATTGGAGTGGTTTATTCAGGAATGTCAGCTTCTGTGAGTGCACTGACAGAGTTTGCCATTGTTTCAGCAGAAGGATATGCTGATCTGCTCAAGAACTGGGAGGACAAAAAGTGA